A stretch of Henckelia pumila isolate YLH828 chromosome 4, ASM3356847v2, whole genome shotgun sequence DNA encodes these proteins:
- the LOC140866145 gene encoding pathogen-related protein-like translates to MAEANEGDKYRSYLTEEDLRTTKWKAHPPNYQLVNDLFEQGRTKIWPVGSLEEQVQNLVKTWEMERVHKADPRDYRTLDPQKFVIGVNGKRFYTVEEAAKIGGGYNMFLQTSLPPSLRFYDPDQETYDSSQKAFTTTFPRGFALEILQVYSGPPVICYKFRHWGYMEGPFKGHEPTGELVELFGVGIFELDENSKIVKIDFFLDRGELLSGLMKGKKYEESAYETPSASGCPFMA, encoded by the exons ATGGCAGAAGCTAATGAAGGAGACAAGTACAGATCATACTTGACTGAAGAGGATTTAAGAACCACAAAGTGGAAAGCGCATCCTCCTAACTACCAACTCGTCAACGACCTCTTCGAACAAGGCAGGACTAAG ATATGGCCCGTGGGATCACTTGAGGAACAAGTTCAAAATCTTGTGAAGACATGGGAAATGGAAAGGGTGCACAAGGCCGATCCCCGTGATTACAGAACACTCGACCCTCAGAAATTCGTCATCGGTGTCAATG GCAAAAGATTTTATACGGTCGAAGAAGCTGCGAAGATCGGTGGAGGCTACAACATGTTCCTACAAACATCGTTGCCACCATCGTTGAGGTTTTATGATCCCGATCAAGAGACATATGATTCGTCCCAGAAGGCGTTTACGACAACATTTCCTCGTGGATTTGCTCTGGAGATACTTCAAGTTTATTCGGGACCTCCGGTGATATGCTACAAGTTCAGGCACTGGGGTTACATGGAGGGCCCTTTCAAAGGCCACGAACCTACGGGAGAATTGGTCGAGCTATTTGGAGTTGGGATTTTTGAG CTGGATGAAAACTCCAAGATTGTGAAGATTGACTTCTTCTTAGACCGTGGAGAATTATTGTCCGGTCTAATGAAGGGTAAAAAATATGAGGAATCAGCATACGAAACTCCCTCTGCTTCAGGCTGCCCTTTCATGGCTTAA
- the LOC140860861 gene encoding pathogen-related protein-like, whose translation MNHMANVGGDKYRSYLTPEDLKTTKWQAGPPNYDAVNKLFEDGRTKVWPEGSLEEQVQNFVKTWEMEIVHKADPNQYKTLDPQKFVIGINGKKFFTLPEIIKVGGSYNMFLHTSVPPSLRLFDPDQETYDSSQTAFKATFARGFALEILQVYSGPPVICYKFRHWGYMEAPFQGHEPTGELIEFFGTAVFELDENSKVVKIEFFFDRGELLSALIKGKKSDESASEAPSVSGCPFMA comes from the exons ATGAATCATATGGCAAACGTTGGGGGAGACAAATACAGATCCTACTTGACTCCAGAGGACCTCAAAACGACCAAATGGCAAGCAGGCCCTCCTAATTACGATGCCGTTAACAAGCTCTTCGAAGATGGTAGAACTAAA GTATGGCCCGAGGGATCACTCGAGGAGCAAGTTCAGAATTTCGTGAAGACATGGGAAATGGAGATTGTGCACAAGGCCGATCCCAATCAATACAAGACGCTCGACCCTCAGAAATTCGTCATCGGCATCAATG GCAAAAAGTTCTTCACGCTCCCAGAAATTATAAAGGTTGGAGGAAGCTACAACATGTTCCTACACACTTCGGTGCCGCCGTCGTTGAGGTTATTCGACCCGGATCAAGAGACTTATGATTCCTCCCAGACGGCATTCAAGGCCACATTCGCCCGTGGATTCGCTCTGGAGATACTTCAAGTTTATTCGGGACCTCCGGTGATATGTTACAAGTTCAGGCATTGGGGTTACATGGAGGCCCCTTTCCAAGGCCACGAGCCTACTGGCGAATTGATCGAGTTCTTTGGGACTGCGGTTtttgag TTGGATGAAAACTCCAAGGTTGTGAAGATTGAGTTCTTCTTTGACCGTGGAGAATTACTGTCAGCTCTGATAAAGGGCAAGAAATCTGATGAATCAGCAAGCGAAGCTCCCTCTGTCTCCGGCTGCCCTTTCATGGCTTAA
- the LOC140860860 gene encoding alcohol dehydrogenase 1, giving the protein MSSTAGQVIRCKAAVSWEAGKPLVIEQVEVAPPQKMEVRLKILFTSLCHTDLHFWEAKGQSPLFPRIFGHEAGGIVESVGEGVTDLKPGDHVLPVFTGECKECRHCKSAESNMCETLRINTERGVMLSDGKSRFSKNGQPIYHFVGTSTFSEYTVVHVGCVAKINPAAPLDKVCVLSCGISTGLGATMNVAKPTKGSSVAIFGLGAVGLAAAEGARICGASRIIGIDLNSNRFDAARKFGLTEFVNPKDHDKPVQEVIAEMTDGGVDRSIECTGNINAMISAFECVHDGWGVAVLVGVPNKDDAFKTHPLNVLNERTLKGTFFGNFKPRSDIPAVVEKYMNKELELDKFITHTVPFSDINKAFDYMVRGEGLRCIIDMGK; this is encoded by the exons ATGTCGAGCACAGCTGGGCAAGTCATTCGATGCAAAG CCGCCGTGTCATGGGAGGCAGGGAAGCCACTGGTGATCGAACAAGTGGAGGTGGCGCCGCCGCAGAAGATGGAAGTTCGACTGAAGATCCTTTTCACCTCCCTTTGCCACACGGATCTCCACTTCTGGGAAGCCAAG GGGCAATCGCCACTTTTTCCTCGCATCTTTGGTCATGAAGCTGGAGG AATAGTGGAGAGTGTAGGCGAAGGTGTGACGGATCTCAAACCAGGCGACCATGTTCTTCCCGTGTTCACCGGCGAATGCAAGGAATGCCGCCACTGCAAATCAGCGGAAAGCAACATGTGTGAAACTTTGAGGATAAACACAGAGCGCGGAGTCATGCTTAGTGATGGAAAGTCGAGGTTTTCCAAGAACGGGCAACCGATATATCATTTTGTTGGAACATCAACTTTCAGCGAATATACAGTTGTGCATGTTGGCTGTGTCGCCAAGATCAATCCTGCGGCGCCTCTGGATAAAGTTTGTGTTCTTAGTTGTGGGATATCGACAG GACTTGGCGCGACCATGAATGTAGCCAAACCGACGAAAGGCTCGAGTGTTGCTATTTTCGGATTGGGAGCTGTTGGCCTAGCT GCAGCCGAAGGAGCCCGGATTTGTGGGGCTTCGAGGATCATTGGAATAGATTTGAACTCTAATCGGTTCGATGCAG CAAGGAAATTTGGATTGACGGAGTTTGTGAACCCCAAAGATCATGACAAGCCTGTTCAAGAG GTCATAGCAGAGATGACAGACGGTGGAGTCGATCGAAGCATAGAGTGCACGGGAAATATTAATGCTATGATATCTGCTTTTGAATGCGTTCACGAT GGTTGGGGTGTTGCCGTACTTGTTGGAGTTCCGAACAAGGACGACGCTTTCAAAACTCATCCTCTCAATGTGTTGAATGAGAGGACTCTTAAAGGAACCTTTTTTGGTAACTTCAAGCCCCGGAGCGATATCCCAGCAGTAGTTGAGAAGTACATGAACAAG GAGCTCGAGCTGGACAAATTCATCACACACACAGTTCCTTTCTCAGATATCAACAAGGCATTCGACTACATGGTCCGAGGTGAGGGTCTGCGTTGCATCATTGACATGGGAAAGTAA
- the LOC140860859 gene encoding protein trichome berefringence-like 7 isoform X1: MMGGLYLSLYSHSKPAFPQVLKFGKSLAGRYSKSWNFQSFTAFLMVSSLICFLLVIGFSYLFMFPSFQTLVNVNKDGNEENYSSKLSVFSSKGCDVFDGKWVVDESCPLYNASQCPFAEHGFDCLANGRKDKGYLKWRWRPKNCEIPRFDARVFLEMLRGKRVVFVGDSLSRTQWESMICLLMTGIEDKGSVYELNGNQINKQIRHLGVRFRPFNFTVEFYRSIFLVQPGPAPKHSPKRVKATLKLDQMDDISREWIDSDVLVFNSGHWWTPTKLFDMGWYFQIGGRMKLGLSIHNGFRTALNTWQSWIENAVNTSRTRVFFRTYESTHWSHGARQNCKVTRHPMSRIMGKQRSSISDAIITAVKNLTVPVKLLHVTPMGASRSDAHIGSWSDNPSVPDCSHWCLPGVPDAWNEMLFLLLLSN, encoded by the exons ATGATGGGTGGATTATATTTGTCATTGTATAGTCATTCGAAGCCTGCCTTCCCACAGGTTCTCAAATTTGGCAAATCTTTAGCGGGGAGATACAGTAAAAGTTGGAATTTTCAGTCTTTCACTGCATTTCTTATGGTTAGTTCATTGATATGTTTTCTTCTTGTTATAGGATTCAGCTATCTTTTCATGTTTCCATCTTTTCAAACATTGGTTAATGTTAACAAGGATGGAAATGAGGAGAATTATAGTAGCAAGTTAAGTGTTTTTTCGAGTAAGGGATGCGATGTGTTTGATGGGAAATGGGTGGTAGATGAAAGTTGCCCTTTATACAATGCATCCCAATGCCCTTTTGCGGAACATGGGTTTGATTGTTTGGCTAATGGAAGGAAGGATAAAGGGTACCTTAAATGGAGGTGGAGGCCCAAAAATTGCGAAATCCCAAGATTTGATGCTCGTGTTTTCTTGGAGATGCTTAGGGGGAAAAGGGTTGTTTTTGTTGGTGATTCGTTGAGTAGAACTCAGTGGGAATCCATGATTTGTTTGCTAATGACTGGAATTGAGGATAAAGGCAGTGTGTATGAACTTAATGGGAATCAAATCAACAAGCAGATTCGTCATTTAGGCGTTCGGTTTAGGCCATTCAATTTTACAGTTGAGTTTTACCGCTCGATTTTCTTGGTACAGCCTGGGCCAGCGCCTAAACATTCACCAAAGAGGGTTAAGGCGACGCTAAAGCTAGATCAAATGGATGATATTAGTAGAGAATGGATTGACTCTGATGTTCTTGTGTTTAATTCAGGACATTGGTGGACACCTACAAAGCTCTTTGATAT GGGCTGGTATTTTCAGATTGGTGGGAGGATGAAACTTGGATTGTCTATACACAATGGCTTCAGAACTGCATTGAACACTTGGCAATCTTGGATCGAAAACGCGGTTAATACCAGCAGAACAAGAGTTTTTTTCAGAACCTATGAATCAACTCATTGGAG TCACGGTGCTCGTCAGAATTGCAAAGTAACAAGGCATCCCATGTCAAGAATCATGGGGAAACAGAGGAGCTCAATATCTGATGCTATAATTACTGCAGTGAAAAATTTAACCGTACCCGTAAAGTTGCTGCATGTCACTCCAATGGGGGCGTCCCGAAGCGATGCACATATCGGTAGTTGGAGTGACAATCCATCGGTTCCCGACTGTAGCCATTGGTGCTTGCCTGGTGTGCCGGATGCATGGAATGAAATGCTTTTCTTGCTTCTGCTTTCGAATTGA
- the LOC140860859 gene encoding protein trichome berefringence-like 7 isoform X2: MFPSFQTLVNVNKDGNEENYSSKLSVFSSKGCDVFDGKWVVDESCPLYNASQCPFAEHGFDCLANGRKDKGYLKWRWRPKNCEIPRFDARVFLEMLRGKRVVFVGDSLSRTQWESMICLLMTGIEDKGSVYELNGNQINKQIRHLGVRFRPFNFTVEFYRSIFLVQPGPAPKHSPKRVKATLKLDQMDDISREWIDSDVLVFNSGHWWTPTKLFDMGWYFQIGGRMKLGLSIHNGFRTALNTWQSWIENAVNTSRTRVFFRTYESTHWSHGARQNCKVTRHPMSRIMGKQRSSISDAIITAVKNLTVPVKLLHVTPMGASRSDAHIGSWSDNPSVPDCSHWCLPGVPDAWNEMLFLLLLSN; encoded by the exons ATGTTTCCATCTTTTCAAACATTGGTTAATGTTAACAAGGATGGAAATGAGGAGAATTATAGTAGCAAGTTAAGTGTTTTTTCGAGTAAGGGATGCGATGTGTTTGATGGGAAATGGGTGGTAGATGAAAGTTGCCCTTTATACAATGCATCCCAATGCCCTTTTGCGGAACATGGGTTTGATTGTTTGGCTAATGGAAGGAAGGATAAAGGGTACCTTAAATGGAGGTGGAGGCCCAAAAATTGCGAAATCCCAAGATTTGATGCTCGTGTTTTCTTGGAGATGCTTAGGGGGAAAAGGGTTGTTTTTGTTGGTGATTCGTTGAGTAGAACTCAGTGGGAATCCATGATTTGTTTGCTAATGACTGGAATTGAGGATAAAGGCAGTGTGTATGAACTTAATGGGAATCAAATCAACAAGCAGATTCGTCATTTAGGCGTTCGGTTTAGGCCATTCAATTTTACAGTTGAGTTTTACCGCTCGATTTTCTTGGTACAGCCTGGGCCAGCGCCTAAACATTCACCAAAGAGGGTTAAGGCGACGCTAAAGCTAGATCAAATGGATGATATTAGTAGAGAATGGATTGACTCTGATGTTCTTGTGTTTAATTCAGGACATTGGTGGACACCTACAAAGCTCTTTGATAT GGGCTGGTATTTTCAGATTGGTGGGAGGATGAAACTTGGATTGTCTATACACAATGGCTTCAGAACTGCATTGAACACTTGGCAATCTTGGATCGAAAACGCGGTTAATACCAGCAGAACAAGAGTTTTTTTCAGAACCTATGAATCAACTCATTGGAG TCACGGTGCTCGTCAGAATTGCAAAGTAACAAGGCATCCCATGTCAAGAATCATGGGGAAACAGAGGAGCTCAATATCTGATGCTATAATTACTGCAGTGAAAAATTTAACCGTACCCGTAAAGTTGCTGCATGTCACTCCAATGGGGGCGTCCCGAAGCGATGCACATATCGGTAGTTGGAGTGACAATCCATCGGTTCCCGACTGTAGCCATTGGTGCTTGCCTGGTGTGCCGGATGCATGGAATGAAATGCTTTTCTTGCTTCTGCTTTCGAATTGA
- the LOC140863054 gene encoding serine carboxypeptidase-like 42 isoform X1, whose translation MGLRLNCIPVEVAAVVVVGLVFGGCFGFPEEDLVVKLPGQPVVKFRQYAGYVDVDVTKGRSLFYYFVEAEEDPNHKPLTLWLNGGPGCSSMGGGAFTELGPFFPTGNGRGLRINSKSWNKASNLLFVESPAGVGWSYSNTSSDYTTGDASTANDMHMFMMGWFKKFPSFKTRDLFLTGESYAGHYIPQLAIELLDHNKHSTDYKFNIKGILIGNPLLKLDRDVPATYEFFWSHGMISDEIGLAIMNDCEFEDYTFATPHNVSKSCNDAITEANKIVGDYINNYDVILDVCYPSIVQQELRLRKMATKISVGVDVCMTYERRFYFNLPEVQKALHANRTNLPYPWSMCSSSVLNYTETDGDIDILPLLKRIVQNHIPVWIFSGDQDSVVPLLGSRTLVRELAHDLRFKVTVPYGAWFHNKQVGGWATEYGNLLTFATVRGAAHMVPYAQPSRALHLFSSFVRGRRLPNTTRPSIDN comes from the exons ATGGGATTGCGGTTGAATTGCATTCCGGTGGAGGTGGCGGCGGTGGTGGTGGTGGGATTGGTGTTTGGCGGTTGTTTTGGCTTTCCGGAGGAGGATCTGGTGGTGAAGTTGCCTGGTCAACCGGTGGTGAAGTTTAGGCAGTATGCAGGGTATGTAGATGTGGATGTGACGAAAGGGAGGAGTTTATTTTACTACTTCGTGGAAGCTGAAGAAGATCCTAATCACAAACCTCTCACACTTTGGCTCAATGGAG GCCCGGGTTGCTCATCAATGGGAGGAGGTGCTTTCACAGAACTGGGTCCTTTCTTTCCTACAGGCAATGGCCGAGGCCTCCGAATAAACTCGAAGTCGTGGAACAAAG CTTCAAATCTTCTTTTTGTCGAGTCTCCTGCCGGAGTTGGATGGTCATACTCAAATACAAGCTCAGACTACACCACTGGTGATGCGTCCACGG CAAATGATATGCATATGTTCATGATGGGATGGTTCAAGAAGTTTCCATCGTTCAAAACCCGAGATTTGTTCCTGACCGGAGAAAGCTACGCAG GGCATTACATTCCTCAGTTAGCAATCGAGCTTCTGGACCATAACAAACATTCTACAGATTACAAGTTCAACATTAAAGGGATATTG ATTGGCAATCCACTTCTTAAACTCGATCGCGATGTCCCAGCCACATATGAGTTCTTTTGGTCGCATGGGATGATTTCTGATGAAATAGGCCTTGCCATTATGAACGACTGTGAGTTCGAGGATTACACATTTGCTACTCCACATAACGTCTCCAAATCCTGCAACGATGCCATAACTGAGGCAAATAAAATTGTCGGTGACTATATAAACAATTACGACGTCATTCTTGACGTATGCTATCCATCCATCGTCCAGCAAGAGCTAAGACTCCGAAAGATG GCTACTAAGATTAGTGTTGGAGTAGATGTGTGTATGACCTACGAAAGGAGGTTCTACTTTAACCTTCCAGAGGTTCAGAAGGCTCTACATGCAAATCGGACTAATCTACCATATCCCTGGTCCATGTGCAGCAG CAGTGTTCTGAACTATACTGAGACAGATGGAGACATTGACATTCTGCCTTTGCTAAAGAGGATCGTTCAGAACCATATTCCCGTTTGGATTTTCAG TGGAGATCAAGATTCAGTAGTTCCATTACTTGGTTCCCGGACACTTGTCCGCGAGCTTGCCCACGATCTACGATTCAAGGTTACGGTCCCATATGGAGCTTGGTTCCATAACAAACAG GTGGGAGGTTGGGCTACCGAGTATGGAAACTTGCTAACTTTTGCTACAGTTAGAGGTGCAGCACATATGGTACCCTATGCGCAGCCTTCAAGAGCTCTGCATCTGTTCAGTTCGTTTGTCCGGGGACGTAGATTGCCTAACACTACGCGTCCTTCCATTGATAACTGA
- the LOC140863054 gene encoding serine carboxypeptidase-like 42 isoform X2 has product MGLRLNCIPVEVAAVVVVGLVFGGCFGFPEEDLVVKLPGQPVVKFRQYAGYVDVDVTKGRSLFYYFVEAEEDPNHKPLTLWLNGGPGCSSMGGGAFTELGPFFPTGNGRGLRINSKSWNKASNLLFVESPAGVGWSYSNTSSDYTTGDASTANDMHMFMMGWFKKFPSFKTRDLFLTGESYAGHYIPQLAIELLDHNKHSTDYKFNIKGILIGNPLLKLDRDVPATYEFFWSHGMISDEIGLAIMNDCEFEDYTFATPHNVSKSCNDAITEANKIVGDYINNYDVILDVCYPSIVQQELRLRKMATKISVGVDVCMTYERRFYFNLPEVQKALHANRTNLPYPWSMCSSVLNYTETDGDIDILPLLKRIVQNHIPVWIFSGDQDSVVPLLGSRTLVRELAHDLRFKVTVPYGAWFHNKQVGGWATEYGNLLTFATVRGAAHMVPYAQPSRALHLFSSFVRGRRLPNTTRPSIDN; this is encoded by the exons ATGGGATTGCGGTTGAATTGCATTCCGGTGGAGGTGGCGGCGGTGGTGGTGGTGGGATTGGTGTTTGGCGGTTGTTTTGGCTTTCCGGAGGAGGATCTGGTGGTGAAGTTGCCTGGTCAACCGGTGGTGAAGTTTAGGCAGTATGCAGGGTATGTAGATGTGGATGTGACGAAAGGGAGGAGTTTATTTTACTACTTCGTGGAAGCTGAAGAAGATCCTAATCACAAACCTCTCACACTTTGGCTCAATGGAG GCCCGGGTTGCTCATCAATGGGAGGAGGTGCTTTCACAGAACTGGGTCCTTTCTTTCCTACAGGCAATGGCCGAGGCCTCCGAATAAACTCGAAGTCGTGGAACAAAG CTTCAAATCTTCTTTTTGTCGAGTCTCCTGCCGGAGTTGGATGGTCATACTCAAATACAAGCTCAGACTACACCACTGGTGATGCGTCCACGG CAAATGATATGCATATGTTCATGATGGGATGGTTCAAGAAGTTTCCATCGTTCAAAACCCGAGATTTGTTCCTGACCGGAGAAAGCTACGCAG GGCATTACATTCCTCAGTTAGCAATCGAGCTTCTGGACCATAACAAACATTCTACAGATTACAAGTTCAACATTAAAGGGATATTG ATTGGCAATCCACTTCTTAAACTCGATCGCGATGTCCCAGCCACATATGAGTTCTTTTGGTCGCATGGGATGATTTCTGATGAAATAGGCCTTGCCATTATGAACGACTGTGAGTTCGAGGATTACACATTTGCTACTCCACATAACGTCTCCAAATCCTGCAACGATGCCATAACTGAGGCAAATAAAATTGTCGGTGACTATATAAACAATTACGACGTCATTCTTGACGTATGCTATCCATCCATCGTCCAGCAAGAGCTAAGACTCCGAAAGATG GCTACTAAGATTAGTGTTGGAGTAGATGTGTGTATGACCTACGAAAGGAGGTTCTACTTTAACCTTCCAGAGGTTCAGAAGGCTCTACATGCAAATCGGACTAATCTACCATATCCCTGGTCCATGTGCAGCAG TGTTCTGAACTATACTGAGACAGATGGAGACATTGACATTCTGCCTTTGCTAAAGAGGATCGTTCAGAACCATATTCCCGTTTGGATTTTCAG TGGAGATCAAGATTCAGTAGTTCCATTACTTGGTTCCCGGACACTTGTCCGCGAGCTTGCCCACGATCTACGATTCAAGGTTACGGTCCCATATGGAGCTTGGTTCCATAACAAACAG GTGGGAGGTTGGGCTACCGAGTATGGAAACTTGCTAACTTTTGCTACAGTTAGAGGTGCAGCACATATGGTACCCTATGCGCAGCCTTCAAGAGCTCTGCATCTGTTCAGTTCGTTTGTCCGGGGACGTAGATTGCCTAACACTACGCGTCCTTCCATTGATAACTGA